A window of the Trichoderma asperellum chromosome 4, complete sequence genome harbors these coding sequences:
- a CDS encoding uncharacterized protein (TransMembrane:8 (o41-63i75-98o125-145i230-249o261-283i295-315o335-355i367-385o)), with product MSGPSDFDPERVNLTEFGSITQQGLITCFLTTAGNQYDGPLGIRIGSIFVIGVVSTAVTFFPVVATRIPRLKIPLYVYLFARYFGSGVIIATAFVHLLDPAYAEIGPASCVGMTGGWSTYSWPPAIALSAAMITFLLDFLAEYYVQTRYGLPHNEAGIEDTITSSATGGHQYLHSGEMDHHPDARPNSDKRLGENGDADGKRRASYADIEELRHLDGDSKETELAFKTQIAAFLILEFGVLFHSVFIGLNLGVADTSDFDTLFPVLVFHQSFEGLGIGARLSAIPFPDRLRSMPWLLCAAYGLTTPIAIAIGLGVRTTYDNSSFTANLVNGLFDSISAGILIYTGFVEMIARDFLFNPDRTQDKVRLGFMIVCLFLGAGIMALVGKWA from the coding sequence ATGTCGGGGCCTTCCGACTTTGACCCCGAGAGGGTGAACCTCACGGAATTCGGGTCCATCACTCAACAGGGACTCATCACCTGCTTCCTGACCACGGCCGGAAACCAGTACGATGGACCTTTGGGCATCCGTATAGGTTCAATATTTGTCATCGGTGTCGTCTCGACTGCCGTGACCTTCTTCCCCGTCGTGGCAACCCGCATCCCACGTCTCAAGATCCCGCTCTACGTCTATCTCTTTGCAAGATACTTTGGCTCCGGTGTTATCATTGCCACTGCCTTTGTGCATTTGCTCGATCCCGCCTATGCGGAGATAGGCCCTGCTTCCTGCGTCGGCATGACTGGCGGCTGGTCAACTTACTCGTGGCCACCCGCAATCGCTTTGTCCGCAGCCATGATCACGTTTCTCCTCGACTTTCTCGCCGAATACTATGTCCAGACGCGTTACGGACTTCCGCACAATGAGGCCGGAATTGAAGATACCATCACGTCCTCTGCTACAGGCGGGCATCAATACTTGCATTCGGGAGAGATGGACCATCATCCGGACGCTCGTCCAAACTCAGACAAACGTTTAGGCGAGAACGGCGATGCAGACGGAAAGCGTCGTGCCAGCTATGCAGACATCGAGGAGCTCCGACATCTAGACGGTGATTCCAAAGAAACTGAACTCGCCTTCAAGACTCAAATCGCCGCTTTTCTCATCCTCGAGTTTGGGGTCTTGTTCCATAGTGTCTTTATTGGGTTGAACTTGGGAGTGGCCGATACCTCTGACTTTGATACCTTGTTCCCCGTTCTAGTATTCCACCAGTCCTTTGAGGGTCTTGGTATAGGAGCGAGGCTGAGTGCCATTCCCTTCCCAGATCGACTCCGCAGCATGCCTTGGCTGTTATGTGCCGCCTATGGGCTGACGACACCTATCGCAATTGCCATTGGCCTTGGTGTTCGGACTACATACGATAACTCGTCCTTCACAGCGAACCTTGTCAACGGCCTTTTCGATTCTATCTCGGCTGGCATTCTCATATACACGGGATTTGTGGAGATGATTGCTCGCGACTTTCTCTTCAATCCTGATAGAACTCAGGACAAGGTCCGTCTCGGTTTTATGATTGTTTGTCTCTTCCTTGGTGCTGGAATCATGGCTCTGGTTGGCAAGTGGGCTTAG